TGTCTATGGTACAAGTAAACCGGATAGTACCCGTAAAATCAATAGCCACCATAAAGTTAAGTTCAACTCCCCCAGCCAGGTAATCCAGGAAGGTATGTTGGATAGTCTCAGAGAAATTTTCCACGAAAAGCTTGCTTTTTAATATCTGCAAAAAGGTTGGcaaataccaaaataaagcCTAGTAAATGAAAATTGCATTATTCAATTAATTCCAGTTAATATAGTTATACCTTGTTCTCGCAATCATGCCCAACCAGAGTtggcaaaaataaattttctcctTCCCTTCCAGAATGAATCTTTTCCAAATCTGCTAGTGACTTCTGGACTTTTCTGATTAAACCCAAGAAAGGAAGATAAATCAGCAAGTTTCCAACAGGataaggaaaaaggaaaataagatCTACAATTACCCAATCAGATCATGCTTCCCATTGCTATTGAAGTTAAAGCACTCTATCACTAATGGACTATCCTGCATGtttattagaaaacaaaattcataaGACGAGCaagaaacaacaacaaataggCTAACATATTAATAGATGCTCAACATCAAACTTGAAAACATCTGCTCATGACACATGAATGTTTATATAgctgattgaattgaaagacaGCCCAGTAGAAATAACCAAATTCAACtataaaagaactaaatgaACAAACTGATTGAAAGGAAAATCGTTGATCTCTCACAAGGCCTGAAAAGGCCAAGATTAGACCATATTAGCAGCGGCATGTAACAAAGTACAGATATAGTAGTTTTTGTCAAAAAGTACTACAAAAACTTTCCATACCTTGCTTCCTACTTGTTGAATATTCAAAAATACTGGCTTCCATGTTGGGTTATGATCATTCTTTAAGACTTCAGTTTTACATACAGGAATCGAAATCCCACTCTCCACAAGTTTTGATATTACCAAGAAGGGGTCCTGCAAAATAAGTCCAGAAGTGCACCAAATGATAACTAATATTCCtgataaaatataacaaaaagaaaGTAAACTTGAAATCAGCGGTGCATACGCATTTTGAGAAGAGATCCTTAGATTCCAAATCTAAACAACTTAACATCATCTCCGCTGTAGTCCTTGAGCTAAAGCATTCCTCAGCATGCACAGTAAGTTTTCCATGGTGTTGGGAATGGGTTGATGAGACGGATTCAACTCTACGTACAAGATCCAAGGTTAAAGACCTGTTTGGTTTGGTTACAATCTGAAGacataaaaacaattttttgatGAGTAAAAACTTAGAAATTTAACAAAACGAAGTAAAGCAAAACAGCAAGTGGCAACCCctaggttttattttaaaacaatgtgTTTTGCAATTAAACTAAGCATTCTAGCTCAACTACAATATAATACATCCTTGCATTGAAATAGTTAACAAGGACAGGAACTAGAAAAGGAAAGATATAATTAGAAGATACTAATGCTATACCTCTGATAATGCACAACTTGCCTCACCAAGAGATTGCTGCTCCTCCAGCTTAAGCATCTGCACAGAATTgagtacatataaaatatttcatgctTATATGTTATATCACGTGAATGATTTGAGGAAGAACTTATGTATATTTCCAATAACAGAAGTGGAAACAAGCATGCTAATAAAATATGACTTCTGAGAAAACAAATCCTAAACAACTAAAACAAAGACTAATATATATCACAAAAATAGTATACATATTTCCTCCAAGTTTTTCAGTGTGTAAACTTAAAATGTATATCACAAACACAGTATACATATTTTCTCCGAGTTTATCAGTGTGTAAACTTAACTATTTAAAATGGGAGGAAGATTGGAGAGGAGGAACAAGAAAAGGCAGCATTACTCGAATATACCTTTACTTCAATATTGAGAAACTGAGTGTCAACATCAAAGACATGAAACCTGTGATCAAGTGTGATCCAACAAAGTaaatttcaatgaaacaaatgaaaccatcatttcgcagaccaaaaaaAATGGATAGGAACTATAGAACTTACAGTAAGGTTTGGACAACCTCAAAATGATAAGCAATTGTGTACTTTTTGATCCATGTAGGATTCAATGAATTGAGAACTACTTCAGTACGGAATACTTCTATAACTGCTCCATCTCTTTCTTTAATATAAACCACCAGCATCGGATCACTCTAAAGCAAACAAATCTTATGTATCAGGCTAAGATTTCTGAAACAAAAAGACGGTTCTTAAGACTAACAAGTTAAGCATGGCAG
The window above is part of the Gossypium raimondii isolate GPD5lz chromosome 9, ASM2569854v1, whole genome shotgun sequence genome. Proteins encoded here:
- the LOC105800830 gene encoding protein BONZAI 2 isoform X2, which translates into the protein MLVVYIKERDGAVIEVFRTEVVLNSLNPTWIKKYTIAYHFEVVQTLLFHVFDVDTQFLNIEVKMLKLEEQQSLGEASCALSEIVTKPNRSLTLDLVRRVESVSSTHSQHHGKLTVHAEECFSSRTTAEMMLSCLDLESKDLFSKCDPFLVISKLVESGISIPVCKTEVLKNDHNPTWKPVFLNIQQVGSKDSPLVIECFNFNSNGKHDLIGKVQKSLADLEKIHSGREGENLFLPTLVGHDCENKILKSKLFVENFSETIQHTFLDYLAGGVELNFMVAIDFTASNGNPRLPDSLHYIDPSGRQNAYQKAIYEVGEVLQFYDTDKCFPAWGFGARPIDGPVSHCFNLNGSNNYCKVEGIRGIMMAYTSALFNVSLAGPTLFGHVINKAALIASQSLANEAQKYFVLLIITDGVVTDLQETKDALVKASDLPLSILIVGVGGADFKEMEILDADKGERLESSTGRVASRDIVQFVPFRDVQGGEVSIVQALLAELPTQFLTYMRSRDIKPRI